The DNA sequence CTACTCACAAGAAAAGACGTCCCGCTCTCGTAGTCCTAGATATAGGCGATGCAGATATCGTTCTGGCTCCCATAACCACAAAAGAACGAACTGGACGAGGTGACTACAAGCTGATAGATTGGTCAAGCAGTGGCTTATTGCGAGAGTCTTGGGTACGATTGGCAAAGATTTCCTGCTTGGATAAGAGCGATATTACACGCTGCCTAGGACGACTCACAGATCAAGATAAAGGCGTGCTGGTTACTATCTGGCAAACACTATATACATTTTAACTACCAAATCAATTAGCCTAACCAATCACTGCACCCGACCAAAAAGCTGGCGCCTTTTGGCGGGTGAGTTCTATCGTTGGCTGCGAAGAAGAGAGGATGCAAATGGCAAATTGCGAACAGAAGGGTTGTCTCGTTCAAACAGCCAAGAAACGGGGTCTTCCTTGAGCATTTGACTTCTGTCTTCTGTCTTCTTCTTTCCTCACTGTTTCCATTTTCCCCGGTCGTACTTGGCTGTTCCGGCAAGGGATGCCAGCGTACCGCGGCCGTACTCCCAGAGAGTTATCCAGCAAGCAGGGGATATTTCCTCACGGCGATTCGATAAGGGCATCCACATGGTATCCCGCCGATTCCGCCAGCGCACGGAGATTATATCCTCCCTCGAGTGTGGAGACCAGCTTCCCCTGGCAGTAGGTTTCAGCGAATTTCACCACCTCGCGGGTCAGGCGGTAATAGGAATCCGAGGCGAGCATCATATCGCCGAGGGGATCATCACGGTGGGAATCGAATCCCGCCGACATGAGCACGAAATCGGGCATGAACATGTTCACATAATCGGAAAGCTGGCCCTTGAACACTTTCATATATTCGCTCTCGTCCGATCCCGGTGGCAGGGGAGCGTTAAGTACTCCTCCGGAGTGGGCATAGAGTTTTGACCAGAGCCCGGTGCCGGGATAATGGGGATGCTGATGGATGCTGCACAGGAGTATGTCGGTGTCGCCGGAAAGCATCTCCTCCGTCCCGTTGCAATGGTGCACATCGAAATCCACGATAAGAATCTTCTGGATGTTGTGTTTCTTCTTGAGGTGCCTGGCCCCTATGGCGATGTTGTTGAACAGGCAAAACCCCATGGCGGTGGAATAATGGGCATGGTGACCGGGCGGCCTGACCGGGCAGAAAGCTCTCCGGTATTTCCCTGCGATGACCCCGTCAATGGCGGTCATGACCGCCCCGGCGGCCCTGAGCGCAGTCTGGAATGAGCCTTTCGACACCAGGGTGTCCGGTGAATCCAGATACTGCGGAGTGGATTTTGCAGTGGCCCTGACCCGCTCGATGTAAGACCGGCTGTGGACATACTCGATTTCTTCTTCCTCCGCCAGCCGCGGCGTGTCCCAGAACAGGCTGTTTTTGTACTTTTCTTTTTTCAGCTCGTTCACAATGGCAGTTACTCTCCCCGGACGCTCCGGGTGGTCTATCTGGGTTATATGGCTCAAGAAATCTTCGTGGTAAAGAATCCCGGTCATGATGCGTTCCTTTTCTGTTCGATGGATAAGCTCTCAATTCGGTGTAAGGGGATAAAGTAAAACCTTTAAGGGTTCCGTACAAGGGGAAAAGAAATGACTATGATGGTGTTTGTGGCAAATCTGGGATTTGTTTGATGGATTCATACCTTTAGTAAGTGTGTCATTTTTATCCATTCTTATAGTTTTTTTGATTTACACTGCCTTCACTTAGCGAACCTTGCGAGAGACAATCTTTTCATCCTTTATCTTTGTTTTTTATTCTGTCTTCTGACTTCTGTCTTCCTTCTTTAATCTCAGAATTCCTCGCAGCTTGTTGTGGGGTAGGATCCCCCCTGTCCTTTATAAAGGGGGGCAACCGATACCATCGGCGGTTGAATGGTTTTTCTCTTTTATCTCCCTTAGTAAGGGGGATGTCACCGAAGGTGACAGGGGGATCATCTTTTGATAACTCGCAGCTCGCTGCGGGGTAATTCATTTGTCTTTGCGAGAAACTACTTTCCGGCGCCGTAAATTTTTACCCCGATCCGTGCGGCGGTTTCCTCGATGAATTGTTTTGCCTGCGGGTATTGCCCTTCGGAAAGGAATTCGAGCATGAGCGTCCGCGGATTCTTCATGCGGCTGAGGTGCACCAGGTAGGTTTCATAGTCCATGGTCCCCGTGCCGGGAATCATCCATTTGAAAGACGGGAGCATCTCCGGCGTCCAGAGCACATCCTTGGCGTGGGCGTACAGGATGTCCTCTCCCAGAAGCGCAAAACACTCCTCGATCAATTCCGTAGTCCGATAGTATACCGCGGTGTTCAGCATATTGGTCGGATCGAGGGTGACTTTGACCCGTGGATCGCCCACATCCTCACGGAGCCGTACATGCGCCCGCGGGTTATTGATGTTGCAGGGATTCAGCGCTTCGATCCCCAGACTGACCCGGCTGCCTGAGGTATCCTTGAGAATCTGGCGGATGGCTTTCACCGAGGCATCCCAGGTTTCCTTCGTCCAGTTGTCACGGTGCGGCTTGGTGGGGCTTTCGGCGCAGCTACCGGTGTGCGATACCACAAATGACAGCCCGATACGATCGGCAGTTTCCACCATCCGGGCGACTCGTTTTTGGATCTTTCTGCGCTCGGAGAGGTCGGGATGGATGTTGTTCACACACAGGTGCAGGGTATAGAAAGAGACATCATGCTGTTTGAGCGCGGCATGGAGCTCCCGGATGTC is a window from the Candidatus Latescibacter sp. genome containing:
- a CDS encoding histone deacetylase → MTGILYHEDFLSHITQIDHPERPGRVTAIVNELKKEKYKNSLFWDTPRLAEEEEIEYVHSRSYIERVRATAKSTPQYLDSPDTLVSKGSFQTALRAAGAVMTAIDGVIAGKYRRAFCPVRPPGHHAHYSTAMGFCLFNNIAIGARHLKKKHNIQKILIVDFDVHHCNGTEEMLSGDTDILLCSIHQHPHYPGTGLWSKLYAHSGGVLNAPLPPGSDESEYMKVFKGQLSDYVNMFMPDFVLMSAGFDSHRDDPLGDMMLASDSYYRLTREVVKFAETYCQGKLVSTLEGGYNLRALAESAGYHVDALIESP
- a CDS encoding sugar phosphate isomerase/epimerase family protein, producing MPESPMTRRNMLAFTAAGAGMLLGSGVSPSDAWTMRKTWGEDFLTPWSPPADRRRDLTPGPSPIRLSCVAYGLHYAKGASIGEMVKKVRDMGYTAAEASDEWNEAADSDIRELHAALKQHDVSFYTLHLCVNNIHPDLSERRKIQKRVARMVETADRIGLSFVVSHTGSCAESPTKPHRDNWTKETWDASVKAIRQILKDTSGSRVSLGIEALNPCNINNPRAHVRLREDVGDPRVKVTLDPTNMLNTAVYYRTTELIEECFALLGEDILYAHAKDVLWTPEMLPSFKWMIPGTGTMDYETYLVHLSRMKNPRTLMLEFLSEGQYPQAKQFIEETAARIGVKIYGAGK